GCCCAGGTAACGGTAGTAGTAGAAAATCAAGGCCAAAAAGCGGCGGCGGCGCCTTTCTGGGTTGACTTTTACATTAGCCCCAATCTTGTGCCGGCACAGCCCAATGTGCTCTGGAACGACATTTGCGGCGTTTCGCCGTGTGATGGCCTTGCCTGGCAAGTGAATAGTTTGGCAGCGGGAGAAACAATAACCTTAACCAGCGCGGCGGGCTATGATCCGTATCGCACCCAATGGGAGGGCGGCTTCCGGGTTTCCGGCGCGCATGATTTGTATATTTTTGTTGATAGCTGGAGCAGCCCCAACACCCCTGACGGCGCAGTAACGGAAACCAATGAAGATAACAACCGGGCGGCCATAGAAGGAATTTATATCGCTGATTAGCCGGCGGTTACGCTGCAAATAACAAACCGCATAGGGTGCAAAAAGTGCGCCCTACGTGAGGTTAGCAAGCAGCCATAGCTTATTTGGCCCTGTTTTCGTTATTTCCTTTTTTGTTCCTGGTCATTGCTCGGCAGTTTTGTTTTAAATAAAGAATGTGATACAACTGTTTTAGATTGGGTAAGGGCATAAAGTGGGATCTTATGATATAGAAAAAACAGATGAAATGGTGGCTCAGGTTAGAGAAGCCATCAACCGGCCAGAGGTGCGTGAAACCTGGCAAGAATTGACCGAAGTTGATAAAGTCAACGTGAATACCCAGGAACGGTTTGCTTCGATTCTTGGCGGCAGTGCAATGATTGTTTATGGCTTAAGGATTCTGCGGAGCCGTTAAATACTCTTGAACCTGGTGATGGCGTGGGCGAGAATTTATGGGAAACGTTTCCCGCCAGCGACCCACCGGCAACCGACTGAAAACTGAAACAGGATAAACGCTATTGAATCACAATCACCAAACCCGGAGCGATACCGGCCAGCTCAAAATTGCCTTTTTCCTCAACCTCGGCTTTACTCTTTTAGAAATCATTGGCGGCGTATGGACCAACAGTATGGCCATTGTGGCCGACGCTTTGCATGATTTGGGCGACAGCCTTTCGTTGGGCATGGCCTGGTTTTTGGAGCAATACGCGCAAAAAGAACACGACAACCAATATTCGTAAGCGGAAATTCTACAGATCAAAAAAGAAATACTGGCCCTAACCGGCTCAATTTTTTTGAGTACGTTACCATCGAGGTTGAATATGAAAACGAAAGATGTCGATTAGAATAATGAAGCAACTCATTGAAACCCCGTCAGTTTTGCTACTGAAGGGTTAAAAATTATCTCAGGAGAAAACCATGGATTATCGTATTGAAACCGACAGTATGGGCCAAATGCAAGTGCCCACCGACAAATATTACGGCGCTCAGACCGCCCGCTCCCTGATGAACTTCAAGATCGGTGGGGATCGTTTCCCGCGGGAAATGATCCGGGCGCTGGGTATTCTTAAAAAAGCCGCCGCGCTCACCAACAAGACATTGGGCCAGCTTTCGGCTGAAAAAGCTGATCTGATTGTGCAAGCGGCTGATGAAGTGATTGCCGGCAAACTGGACGACCATTTTCC
The Anaerolineae bacterium genome window above contains:
- a CDS encoding cation transporter; the encoded protein is MNHNHQTRSDTGQLKIAFFLNLGFTLLEIIGGVWTNSMAIVADALHDLGDSLSLGMAWFLEQYAQKEHDNQYS